Genomic window (Drosophila willistoni isolate 14030-0811.24 chromosome 2L unlocalized genomic scaffold, UCI_dwil_1.1 Seg196, whole genome shotgun sequence):
TGGAGTGCCCAAATAGACCATGGACACCTCAGTGTTGCCATAGACAGCAGATACTGTGGGATAAAGCTTCTTATCGGGCAGACCTGAAATGAAACGAATATAAGCCGATATAATTAACGCGAAactttctttaattaaaaattttgtttatcgTTATCTGGTAAACAACTCAATCAATCGTTTAATTCTTACTCACCTCGAAATGCCACACCGAGAAACTCGTAGTTCTTCTCAAATGATAATGTGTTATCATCACAATCGAGTATGACGCGTATGCGTTCGCCCACTTGATATTTCGGGGCATTTGAAAGCAGGGGATAGCTGCCTTGCATATCGCCATTGTGAAGCAGATGATTCTCAACTAAATTCCAACCCCAGCTTTGATCGTCTGAGCCCAAAAGGGCAACATAGCCATGGCACTGTAAGGCAGCATCTTTAGTGGATATACCAATGACCGCTACAGTTCCCAGTGGACCCTCCCATATCACTTCCCACGCGTGTCGTCCATGGCGGAACCCGATTTTCGCTCGCGCTGCATCCGTACTCTGGGCAACAGGATTGCTGGGAATTAATGGAGCAGGATAAGTAATACAGTTATACGTTAACTATTTAGGGACTAATGACTCACCGATGCAGGGTGAAACCGTTGGGCTTAATGTATACATTTC
Coding sequences:
- the LOC6640642 gene encoding F-box/SPRY domain-containing protein 1, yielding MVDPVAALCNFNVLEVIFSYLDLNDLSRCSQVCRSWHHFLNDENSDVWRWHCLHKLPKEAMKSDLLTSVSTYKTKLRAYFHAWSPNDCSRNVYIKPNGFTLHRNPVAQSTDAARAKIGFRHGRHAWEVIWEGPLGTVAVIGISTKDAALQCHGYVALLGSDDQSWGWNLVENHLLHNGDMQGSYPLLSNAPKYQVGERIRVILDCDDNTLSFEKNYEFLGVAFRGLPDKKLYPTVSAVYGNTEVSMVYLGTPLDG